From Thalassovita sp.:
ACAGTACGGCGGGAGAATTTGATGCTTTGGGTCACGAGGAGACTCTCTTGTTTGCTGGGCAGACGTATACGCACACGCGCGGGCAGTGACTTGCGACATATTGACGCAATCTGTTTTTGGCCCGTGTTTACCCCTTTGACATCGACTATCCGGTGCCCCGAAATGGGCGGCGAAAACCCTCGCGCGCCCGTGTCAGCGAAAGCGTAGTGGACGTGCAGCAGTTTATACTGAAAAAAGGCCTCGCCCTCCCTGTGACCGGAGCCCCGGATCAGGGGGATGTAACCCCAATCGATGTGAAGAACGTCGCCGTAATCGGTGCCGACTACATCGGCCTCAAACCTCGTTTGGCAGTGCAGGAAGGCGACGTTGTTGCCGCTGGCGCGCCAATCTTTGCCCATAAGGACACACCTGACGTCAAAGTCGTGGCACCGTTGTCCGGCCGGGTGAAGGCGGTCAATCGTGGCGCCCGCCGCGCCCTGATCAGCGTTGAGATCGAAGTGGACGCCGATGCGGCCGCGCCGGTGGACTTCTCCGCCGTTGGCGACATCGCAACCGCAGAGGGGCTGGCTGAACGGCTCTGCGCTGCAGGTCTGTGGACGTCCTTCCGCACCCGGCCCTATTCCAAGGTGCCTGATCCGGCGTCGCGTCCGGCCGCCCTTTATGTGACGGCGATGGATTCGGAACCGCTGGCGGGGGATGCTGCCAAGATCATCGCGCTGGCACCCGATGCGTTCCGCAAAGGTCTGGAAGCGATCGCAGGTCTGAGCGAAGGCAAAACCTACCTCTGTCAGGAAATCGGGGCCGATGTTCCCGGTGGCGATCTGAACGGGGTTGAGGCCGTTGGCTTCTCAGGGCCGCACCCGGCGGGACTTGCAGGTACACACATGCACTTCCTTGAGCCGCCGACTGCTGCAAAAACCGTTTGGACCATTGGCTATCAGGATGTGATTGCCATCGGTCGCCTGCTGGAAACCGGCACCTATGACGCGACCCGCGTTGTGGCGCTGACCGGCCCGCTGATGAAGCAGCCCCGCCTGGTGCAGACCGTTGCCGGTGCATCCATGGTTGAGCTGTTGTCCGAGGATCTGGAAACCGACGTGCCGGTGCGCATGATTTCGGGGTCGATCCTGTCTGGCCGCGCCGGCGAAGGCCCCAGCGCCTATCTGGGCCGTTACGCGCGCCAGATCACCTTGATCGAAGAAGACCAGAAACAGATCCCGATGGGTTGGATCCGTCCGATGGCGTCGAAATACGCTGTGCAGCCGGTTCTGGGCTCTGCCTTCTCGAAGAAGCTTTACGCTTTGACCTCTAACCTGAACGGTGGCCGCCGCGCCATGGTGCCGCTGGGCACCTTCGAAGCGCTGATGCCGCAGGACTTCCTGCCAACTCAGCTGGTGCGCGCTATGTTGATCATGGACACCGACCAGGCACAGGCCCTCGGGGCCCTGGAACTCGACGAAGAGGATCTGGGTCTCATCGGTTTTGCCTGTCCCGCGAAATATGAATACGGCGATGCGCTCCGCGATTGCCTCACCAAGATCGAGAAGGAGGGCTAACGCTTGGGCGTCCGTAGTTTCTTTGATCGCATCGAGCCCCATTTCGTAAAGGGTGGCCGCTATGAGCGGTACTTCCCCATGTACGAGATGGTCGAGAGCTTTCTTTTCACCCCGAAAACTGTCACCACCGCTGCCCCGCATGCGCGCTCCTACGTCGATATGAAGCGGATCATGACCTATGTGGTCATCGCGACGATCCCTTGTATCCTGATGGGCCTTTACAATGTGGGTCTGCAGGCCAACACGGCGCTGGCTGATTTCCCGGCCACCGGCTGGCGTGCAGCCATCATTGAGTTTTTCGGCATCGGCTTTAACCCGCAGAACCCGCTGGCAAACTTCATGCACGGGTTGCTGTACTTCCTGCCGATCTACATCACCACGCTGGTTGTGGGCGGTATCTGGGAAGTGCTGTTTGCCACCGTGCGTCGTCACGAAGTGAACGAAGGCTTCCTGGTCTCCTCGATGCTTTATGCGTTGATCCTGCCGGCCTCGACCCCGTTGTGGCAGGTGGCTCTGGGCATCTCCTTCGGTGTTGTCATCGGCAAAGAAGTCTTTGGCGGTACTGGCAAAAACTTCCTGAACCCGGCGCTGACCGGTCGTGCGTTCCTGTACTTCGCCTATCCGGCGCAGATGTCGGGTGATGCGATCTGGGTGCCTGTAGATGGCTTCACCGGTGCAACCGCGCTGGCCGTGACCGCCTCGGATGGTGTTCAGGCACTGGCTGCACAGGGCATGAGCTGGTCGTCGTCCTTCATCGGCACCATTCCGGGC
This genomic window contains:
- a CDS encoding Na(+)-translocating NADH-quinone reductase subunit A — protein: MQQFILKKGLALPVTGAPDQGDVTPIDVKNVAVIGADYIGLKPRLAVQEGDVVAAGAPIFAHKDTPDVKVVAPLSGRVKAVNRGARRALISVEIEVDADAAAPVDFSAVGDIATAEGLAERLCAAGLWTSFRTRPYSKVPDPASRPAALYVTAMDSEPLAGDAAKIIALAPDAFRKGLEAIAGLSEGKTYLCQEIGADVPGGDLNGVEAVGFSGPHPAGLAGTHMHFLEPPTAAKTVWTIGYQDVIAIGRLLETGTYDATRVVALTGPLMKQPRLVQTVAGASMVELLSEDLETDVPVRMISGSILSGRAGEGPSAYLGRYARQITLIEEDQKQIPMGWIRPMASKYAVQPVLGSAFSKKLYALTSNLNGGRRAMVPLGTFEALMPQDFLPTQLVRAMLIMDTDQAQALGALELDEEDLGLIGFACPAKYEYGDALRDCLTKIEKEG
- a CDS encoding NADH:ubiquinone reductase (Na(+)-transporting) subunit B — translated: MGVRSFFDRIEPHFVKGGRYERYFPMYEMVESFLFTPKTVTTAAPHARSYVDMKRIMTYVVIATIPCILMGLYNVGLQANTALADFPATGWRAAIIEFFGIGFNPQNPLANFMHGLLYFLPIYITTLVVGGIWEVLFATVRRHEVNEGFLVSSMLYALILPASTPLWQVALGISFGVVIGKEVFGGTGKNFLNPALTGRAFLYFAYPAQMSGDAIWVPVDGFTGATALAVTASDGVQALAAQGMSWSSSFIGTIPGSIGETSTLACLIGLAFLLITKIANYRLVLGCLAGMIGFSYLLNLIGSDSNPMFAMPWYWHLVIGGYAFGLVFMVTEPVSASHTNMGRYIYGALIGVMVVMIRVINPAFPEGMMLAILFGNVFAPLIDHFVVQANIKRRARRNV